TTCACTTTGGCGCATCGCCGTTTGCACTTTCTCAAAGTTACTGGCCGATTGATAAATGCCGGGAATAATCCAAATATCCGGCTGTTCTGGGCGAGCAATAAAACTGGCCAAATCCACGTCGGCAGCAATACGTAGGCCGTTTGTAGGCCTTACCGGATTACCATCTAAAGAAACCAACTCCCATTCAAAAAGTGGCATCGCTCCAGATTTAATCAGGCTGTAATTAGCCGCAATCAGCGCGTCCAATATGCCATTTATACCGGTACCAAAACAGTTGTCCATTAACAAAATTGCAGCTTTCATAGCGCGTCCAATTTCACCATTAATATGGCAAATATGACACTTTTTAAGCTAAGCAGCAAATTGCATACTAGTGGCTCAACCTCAGGGAGTGACAATATGACTCAGCCAACTTCAGCCAAGCCAGTAAGCGGCGTTATTACACCGCCACATCAAACCGCTAAACGCCACCAGCGCGTGGTGCCTTTAAGTTACCAAGCAGCCGGTTTGGCCTTTAATCTCGCTGGCTTAGTTAATCAACGCTGGGCAGCAAATACTCTTAGTGAGTTATGGTTTCGAGTATTCAAACGCAAAGTAAGCGCCAATACCCAAGCATTTTGGCAGAGCGCTGAGCAAACCCTTAGCTTAAGCGTAAATCAGCACCAGCTGCCTTTGCACTTGTGGGGCTCTGGGCCTTTGGTTGTATGTTTACACGGTTGGAGTGGCAGCGGCGTACAGTTTCGCCATTTTGTGCAGCCTTTAGTTGAAGCCGGCTACCAAGTAGCAACTTTTGATGCCCCCGGACACGGCAGCCACCAAGATTCGCATAGTCACTTACTCGAATTTAGTGACAGCTTATTGGCTATTCAGCAACAAGTTGCCAAAGTGCATTGTGTGTTAGCCCACTCCTTTGGCGCTATGGCCACCACTACCGCTCAATTACGTGGTTTTACTCCAGCAAAGCTAGTGATGTTAGCCCCTCATTTAGACGTTGATGAAATGTTTAGTACCTACGCCGGTTTACTTAATTTACGCCAAGGCCTTACCGCAAGATTCAAACAGCAAGTGGGTATGAAAATGCAAGACTTGCTTGCAGGAGAGGACCCATGGAAATTGTTTAAGGTGGAGCGTCTTGTGCCAGTGAACACTTTCGGATTATTAGTCAGCGATAGCAACGACCAAGAGGTAACTCAAGCACAGTTTGGCTTAATCGCCCAAAACTGGAGCAAGGCTAAACATCTGCAAACCCAAGGCTTAGGTCACTTTCGTTTGTTAAAAGATCCACTAGTAATCAAACAAACCGTAAGCTTTGTGAGTGAAGAGCGAACAGCAAGCTAGCGTAGGAACTAACACCAAAATACTTTATGCTCGGTTAAAACAGATTAATCAAGACTGATACTCGTGGCACAAATTAGCCCTTCACAATGCCCTGGCTGTGGAAGCCTTTTAAATTGCACTGCCGATAGAAACTGCTGGTGTATGGATATGCCAGCCATTCTGCCGGTGAGCGCCGACCTTAATGAGCGCGCCTGCTTTTGCCAAACATGCTTATCGAAAAAGCTGGCCGAGAAACTAACAGTGCTAATAGCCAACACCCCGCACGATGAGCTACTTACCTTAGCAGAGCGCTACCGTACGCCACCAAATCAGCAGGCAGTTTTGCAAGAACACCTAGACTACAGCATGGAAAATGGCTTGATGGTATTTAGCGCTTGGTATCATTTAAAGCGCGGCAGTTGTTGTGGCAATGGCTGCCGCCACTGCCCTTATCCTAGTTAAAGCAATTAGCCAAGCTAAGCTAGCTTATCGACTTGCTTAACGAAGGTTTTATTGGCAAAGCCATAGCAGAAGCGGGTTAGCCCCCAGAAGATCAGCAATACCACGGCAATAATCGCGTAAAGAGCATGTAAGTCGATAGACAATTCAAACAACAAAGCCGACAACTCCGCCTGCACATCAAGCCAGGCAATCACCCCATAAATCTCATAAAAAGAGTAAGCAAATACCGCTAGCAGTTCCGCCACAGAAATGAATATCGAAGCAAGCCACGACCAAAAGCTTAAATAGCGTAGCTCTTTACGAGTAAGCCCTCGCTGGTGATCTTTCACAAACAACTGCACCGCAATAAATGCCGACAACATCAGGATAATAATGCCTAAAAAACTGTTGGACTCTAAATCTAACCACGACACCACGGTGCCAAAAACTAAGGAACTGGCTAAATAAACCAGTGAAAACCACATTAGGTACTTGTTAAGTGATACTTCAGCCGTTTGCATGCTCTTCTTTTAACCTTACTGCCTAAACTACCCGCGCATATTAACACTAAGACGACAAAATTTAGCATTGGGCTAAACCCTCCAACTTACGCAATATCAATTTAATCTGCGGCTGAACTCGCTCAGCTCACAGTTTTATAATCTTTACCAAACCGAACATTCCAAAATGGAATATATAGAATATCTACAATTCCATTTATCCACTTAGTGACAGGCCCTACACTAGCCGCAGTTTATAAATCTCATTACTTTTCAGGGATGAAGGCGTGTTAGAAGCATTAAGCGCACTGCTATTAATTAATTTATTGGGCATGTTAAGCCCAGGCCCAGACATGGTCATGGTATTGCGCCATGCCAGCGGCGGCAAACGCCAAGCGGCATTATGCGTAATGGGCGTACTAGTGGGTTTTAGCATTCACATTGCCCTTGCTATTGGTGGCTTATCTATTCTTATTAAGCAATCCCCTCTGCTGTTTGAAGTATTGCGTTGGGGCGGCGCGGGCTTTTTAGTATTCCTTGGATTAAGAACCTTGTTTAGTCGCTCAGAGCTTATTGAACTTGCCGCCGAAGGCAAACCTAAGCGCGCTAAAAAAGTGGTGCTAAGCGGTATTGCTTGTAACCTACTTAATCCAAAGATTTTAGTTTTTGTGGTAAGCGTATTTAGTCAGTTTATTGCTAGTGAAACACTACTCAGCGAAAAGCTGATACTCGGGGCGGCTTTGTTACTAGAAACCGCATTACTGTGGTACCTATTGGTACGCATTTTGTCGCATCATAAGGTGCAAATACAGCTGCAACGCTATCAACAATGGGTGAATAGATTTAGTGGCACAACCCTACTTGGAATGGGAACTTTGCTCGGCCTTCACAGTTAAGCCCTCTGCAAATTGAAACCCACAGGGCTTGGTGCTATGGTCAAAAAAAAGGCAGATGAATCATGGTTATGGAAGATACCTACAAGATCATTATCGCTGACGACCACCCCTTGTTTCGTAGTGCTCTTCAGCAGGCAGTACAAACTGCCGTTCCCGATGCTCAGTTACTAGAAGCTGAGAATGTTAACGACCTACTTAAACTGCTCGAACTAGAGCGCGAACCCGACCTACTGTTATTAGATTTAAAGATGCCCGGCGCCAATGGCTTCTCGGCGTTTACCCACTTGCATGGCCAGTACCCAGAGTTGCCAATTGTGGTGATCTCTGCCAGCGAAGAAGTGAGCGTAGTACAGAAAGCCAAGCAACTTGGTGCCACTGGTTTTATTCCTAAATCTACGCCACTGCAACAATTAGTTGCAGCCATTCAGCACATTATTGAAGGTGATGACTGGTTCCCAGAAGGCATAAGCTTTAGCGCTCAAGCAGAGGAAGACCCTCTCGCGGAGCGTTTAGCCAGCCTAACCCCGCAGCAATACAAAGTATTGGTAATGCTTAACGAAGGGCTGCTTAACAAGCAAATTGCCTACGAGTTAAACGTATCGGAGGCCACCATTAAGGCCCACGTTACCGCGATTTTCCGCAAACTTAACGTGAAAAACCGCACCCAAGCAGTAATCGCCTTGCAGCAATTAGAGCTAGAGCCAAGCCCAGAAGATAACGAGATTTAAGAAGCTTCTTTAAATTAGAAAGCCCGCAAGTGCGGGCTTGTACAGGTGCCTATCTGAATATCTTTGGGCTTAAAGCACACCCTGGATATAGGGCTTGCTGTTTGAGCCTATGAATTAAGGTTATGATTTCTGCATTTGTTGCTGGAAAGCAATTTCAATAAATTCGGCTGGGCGAGTAATTGCCACAAAAACCGTAATTCTTAAGTCTCCATCTAAAATGTCTTCACTGGTCATGGTTTCACCTAATCCAACACGAACACTATAAGCTTTGGCTGGCGTAGCTCCAACTAAACCTCCACATTGCCAAAGGCTAGTTAGGAAACTAGAAATCATGCTTTTAATCGAGCTCCAAGTTTGCGCATTATTCGGTTCAAAAACATACGCTTTAACTGCCAGCTTTATTGATTGTTCAAGCATAATCACGGTGCGTCGCACATTTATATAGCGCCAATCCACACTATTACCATCTAAGGTTCGAGCTCCCCACACGAGATTTCCTTTACCAGTAAATGAGCGAATGGCGTTTATCGATTTACCATTAATATCTACGTTTAAGGTTTCTTGTTCTTCGTCGGAAATTTTCAAAGCGGGTGAAGTGATACCAAGTACCTCGATATTCGCAGGCGCTTGCCATACACCATCGCAATTGTCGGTCATGGTGTACAAGCCGGCCATCGCGCCAGATGGAGGAACTAGATTAAGCTGACGACTTACTTCTTGAATTAACGCCTTGTAGATAACGCTTTTGCTGCGTAAAGTACGATCAATATCTTTGAGTTTAAACTCATCAGCATAGGTTTTATTGTTAGTAAGATCAGCCAGCAGCTTTCCTAAGTCGGAAGTGACATCAGGCCTGCCAAGTTCTTCGTTTAAAACCGCTCGTAAGGTAGCCTTACCCTCTTCAGTTAAATAACCAAAATCAATGTCTGTATCACTAACTAAAGTGCTATTTAGCCAAGGGAAATACACTGCACCAAAATCACCAATGCCCTTATTTGATACTCCCGCCCTAAATGCTGCTACGCTGTCGTCCTCATCTTGAAAACCGTTGTGTACATCCAGTAAGGCAATACGACTGCGCGCGTCGCCACCGCAATGCATCAACATTTGCTGCTGAACCATGTAACAATCAGCAGCAGTAAGGCTTATTGCATCAGGAATAACGAGCATGGTGGGTTCTTGCTCATTTAACAGGATTGTAATGCCAGCTAATAGCGCATCTTTAGCTATACCTGTTGTGTAATCACCAACCGATACGATGTAGCAAGGGCCACCACCATTTAAGAAAAACATCTGCATGCTTTGGTACAAACGATAGTTATTGCCACTCGTTGATACTGAGTAATGCTTTTCACTAAAAGAAACATTGTTACTTACTTCATCCGCGGCCTCTGCAAAGCCAAACCGCAAGTTAGCTCCAACGCCAAAAATATCATGGAATTCAGCCATTGAGCATATTCGAGTGGGCTTCTTTAGTACCGACCTATTATTTTGACTGGCGGTTTGGGTATAGCCGATAAATGCGGGTACAGCAGTTGCTACTTCCACTACAGAATTTGGAAACGCACTATTTTCAACAATATACACACCGGGAGTTTTCATGTTGCTCATGTCATTTCCCTTTTGTAGAGTCATAGCTGTAGACCAGCCTCTACTCTGTTTAGATATCACAAGGTGAAGTTGAAGCTACCAATTATTGGCTTACTCCAACCTATGCGATTTGAATATTGTTCATTAATTGAAAAAATGCCACTTATGGATGTTTAAAATTGATAAAACATACCTAGCTCAGATCACCAATGCTAAACGAGCAGAGTGTGATTATTACGAACTGGGTTTAAGCCAATCATTGGCCCCTTTTTGGCTATTGAGTAACTGCTGGCAGAGCTTTTTCAAACGCAGTGGGCGCAGTGGTTTACTCAAGTAAGCAAAACCTTGGGCGCGTACTCGGTCAATAAGGTCGGTTTGTCGATCGGCGCTAATCACAATGCCATGGCATGAGAGCTGCCCTTGATGAATTAGGCGTTGCAGTGCTTCTAAGCCGGTTTTGTCGTAGTCGAGGTGGTAGTCACTCAAAATCAGTTCAGGCACCCAGCCACCTTCAATAACTTCAGCAGCGGTGTCGGCGTCTTCACAGCAAATAACTTCGTACCCCCAGCGGCTTAACAGGCTTTCCATACCGGCCAAAATGTCGGGTTCATTGTCAATGCAGAGCACTTTTGCACCTTGGGTGGTGCTAATAGGCGCGCCCTCTAATTGCTTGGTTTTGTATATGTTGGCTGCTTCTACCACCGGAACAGTAACGTAAAATACCGAGCCTTTGCCTAGCTCCGATTCCACGCCAATAGGGATCTCAAGTAGCTCGGCAAACCCCTGTGCAATGGCTAGGCCCAAACCTAAGCCTTCTTCACGAGCGCGGCCAGATTTTTGTAACTGCTGAAACTCCTCAAAAATTTGCTGTTGCTTACTCTCTTCAATGCCGGGGCCATTATCCCACACCTCTAATCGCAGGCTATGGCCTTTACGACGAGCCCCCAGCAGCACTTTGCCTTTGGGGTTATAACGCAAAGCATTAGTGAGGAAGTTTTGCAGGATACGGCGCAATAATTTGCTGTCGCTACTTACGGTAAGCTTGCTGGTATGTAGTTTTAGCTCTACGTCTTGCTGCTGCGCTAGCGGGATAAATTCTGCATGAATATGATCGAGTAAATGGCCAATATCAAACTGTTCTTTACTCACCACCACTCGCCCAGACTCGAGCCGCGAAATATCCAGTAAATCACTAATAATTTCTTCCGCTGAATAAAGAGACTTGTCGATGCTTGCGGCTAAAAACTTGGCGTCTTTTGCCAAGTCTGCTTCC
This region of Agarivorans sp. Alg241-V36 genomic DNA includes:
- a CDS encoding alpha/beta hydrolase — its product is MTQPTSAKPVSGVITPPHQTAKRHQRVVPLSYQAAGLAFNLAGLVNQRWAANTLSELWFRVFKRKVSANTQAFWQSAEQTLSLSVNQHQLPLHLWGSGPLVVCLHGWSGSGVQFRHFVQPLVEAGYQVATFDAPGHGSHQDSHSHLLEFSDSLLAIQQQVAKVHCVLAHSFGAMATTTAQLRGFTPAKLVMLAPHLDVDEMFSTYAGLLNLRQGLTARFKQQVGMKMQDLLAGEDPWKLFKVERLVPVNTFGLLVSDSNDQEVTQAQFGLIAQNWSKAKHLQTQGLGHFRLLKDPLVIKQTVSFVSEERTAS
- a CDS encoding DUF5522 domain-containing protein translates to MPAILPVSADLNERACFCQTCLSKKLAEKLTVLIANTPHDELLTLAERYRTPPNQQAVLQEHLDYSMENGLMVFSAWYHLKRGSCCGNGCRHCPYPS
- a CDS encoding phage tail sheath C-terminal domain-containing protein, which encodes MSNMKTPGVYIVENSAFPNSVVEVATAVPAFIGYTQTASQNNRSVLKKPTRICSMAEFHDIFGVGANLRFGFAEAADEVSNNVSFSEKHYSVSTSGNNYRLYQSMQMFFLNGGGPCYIVSVGDYTTGIAKDALLAGITILLNEQEPTMLVIPDAISLTAADCYMVQQQMLMHCGGDARSRIALLDVHNGFQDEDDSVAAFRAGVSNKGIGDFGAVYFPWLNSTLVSDTDIDFGYLTEEGKATLRAVLNEELGRPDVTSDLGKLLADLTNNKTYADEFKLKDIDRTLRSKSVIYKALIQEVSRQLNLVPPSGAMAGLYTMTDNCDGVWQAPANIEVLGITSPALKISDEEQETLNVDINGKSINAIRSFTGKGNLVWGARTLDGNSVDWRYINVRRTVIMLEQSIKLAVKAYVFEPNNAQTWSSIKSMISSFLTSLWQCGGLVGATPAKAYSVRVGLGETMTSEDILDGDLRITVFVAITRPAEFIEIAFQQQMQKS
- a CDS encoding LysE family translocator; amino-acid sequence: MLEALSALLLINLLGMLSPGPDMVMVLRHASGGKRQAALCVMGVLVGFSIHIALAIGGLSILIKQSPLLFEVLRWGGAGFLVFLGLRTLFSRSELIELAAEGKPKRAKKVVLSGIACNLLNPKILVFVVSVFSQFIASETLLSEKLILGAALLLETALLWYLLVRILSHHKVQIQLQRYQQWVNRFSGTTLLGMGTLLGLHS
- a CDS encoding response regulator transcription factor; translation: MVMEDTYKIIIADDHPLFRSALQQAVQTAVPDAQLLEAENVNDLLKLLELEREPDLLLLDLKMPGANGFSAFTHLHGQYPELPIVVISASEEVSVVQKAKQLGATGFIPKSTPLQQLVAAIQHIIEGDDWFPEGISFSAQAEEDPLAERLASLTPQQYKVLVMLNEGLLNKQIAYELNVSEATIKAHVTAIFRKLNVKNRTQAVIALQQLELEPSPEDNEI
- a CDS encoding ABZJ_00895 family protein; amino-acid sequence: MQTAEVSLNKYLMWFSLVYLASSLVFGTVVSWLDLESNSFLGIIILMLSAFIAVQLFVKDHQRGLTRKELRYLSFWSWLASIFISVAELLAVFAYSFYEIYGVIAWLDVQAELSALLFELSIDLHALYAIIAVVLLIFWGLTRFCYGFANKTFVKQVDKLA